GATTAGGGAAATACGAAGTCGGAAAAACTTTAGGAGAAGGCAATTTTGGGAAAGTGAAATACGCTAAACATATTGATTCAGGTCAATCTTTTGCAATTAAGATTTTGGACAAGGATCGGATTATTGACCTTAGGTCTACTGATCAGGTTTGTCTGATTTTCCTCTCCCATTTCGCTTTTGCTGTTTTGACTTATTTGTGTTTTATTGAAATTCATCTTATTTGGTAACGTAGATCTTCTTCTTTTTATGACCAAATCTCGTAGAAGCTGaattagaatttgaagtttatgattTCTGAATAGTAACTAAACTCATAACTCGTCTTAGTTATTGGTtcgtaattaaatatttatacatactGTATGAATTTTCTAATAAAAATACAGAATTTCATCAAAAGGTATTTGGTTCGCCCAAACCAGTAGCTAATGCTCTCCCTCCGCCCCGGTAGTCCGACGGGCTGGGGTAAAATATGGATGCAGCCTATATTAACGAGTTTAGTATTTTCAATGTAGAATATAAATATACAGTCAAACCTATAATAAtctcgtttgttccgaatatttttggatgttataacGAAGGGTTGttataacatgaaaattggttaCGAAAAAAGTTTGGCTTTTATaatgaagtgttgttatatagggatgctgttatagagaggtctgactgtatATATATGTAAAAACTATTTTAATTTTTGAACACGTAATTTTAAAAATACACAAAAAGCCTTAAAAGTTAAATCCATCTATTTGAAATCATAAAGGGTGTATTTGGTattaagaaaaatgaaaaaatgagtTATTTTTCAGCAACCAATtaccgaaaaatattttccttgaaaaataattttattgaaaGGTGGAAGATGAATTTCTTTGTCGATTAGTCTATTTGAAATAGTTTCTAAATTTTAGAGAGTTTTGGATAGTGAGATAATTTCTTATGAGGAAAACAATTTTCTccctaccaaacacacccttactTACTTGGAAGTTATCCATTTGGTTAGCATTCTCATCTTCCACTATATTTCCTACCAAATGATCTGCACCAAAATAGTTAATTTATTAGCTAATTTTAGTGGTTCAAAATTCTCTAATTAGACAATTGAGCAGTCCAAATTGACGACAGCTGAATAATCAAAATTGTACAATTTGTATTCGATTGTCTAAGTTTAAATCTTATGAGTCAATCATGAATCGTTTGATTGAACTTCTCCTACTTTCGTACTATGTTGCTCGGATTCTTCGAAAATGTATTATTCTTAAAGGATCTGAAATGGGTGCAGCAAGAGGCGATCTCAGAATTTCAACTTTATAGGTTCTAGATTTTAAAAGGATGATTTTCAGTGCTAATAACTGCGTCCTAAAttaatatttgtacatatttaataaattttttaacacAAATAACTGAATTTGGTCGAACACGTACCGAGCTTCTAGCTCCGCCCATGATACTGCAACATTTTGAAGAGTCCACGCAACATAACTTTTGTGCTAACTATCAATAAGCTTATATATGTTTAATGTGTAATATTGCAGATTAAGAGGGAGATTGGAACATTAAAACTCCTCAAACATCCTAACGTGGTCAGATTATACGAGGTACATATGtcctatctttttttctttttttaacacTAGTTGAACTTGTCTTTTCTGTTTTCGTGTCTGTTCTTTTGCCTTATTTCAAATACTctgaatattattattattatgatataTTATCTTTTGAACCAAAAAAAATCCGAATATACCCAAAGTTAGATATTGAAAAGACATAAATTGTATTTTTGTAAAGATAAATTAGCTGCACCGAGAGATTCGGGATATAAAGTTAATTATAAATACTATTTACATATATTTTATTCTTCATAAACAACGAGTATAATACAATTTATCTTTGCTTCAAACAAAGATCAATTGATGCTCATTCTTGCACGTCTTAAAGATTCATTTCTCTTTCTCTATTTTCTGGGTAATCCGGTGCACAAAATATTTAGCATTTATGTAATGGTCCCGAAGACGGTCGCACCCCTAGAGGTATAATATAGACGGCTTATCCTAATGCAAACATTAGCGATTGCTTCTACTGTTCGAACGAAAATAACTTTACCGTTACTCCAAGCTCCCTTAtttttttctgttttgttttccttATCTAGGCAcaaaatttgctgaattttaATATAGTTCAATCTATAAAGTTACGGTTGATTGTGATAATTCATTTTTTGGTAGGTAGAAAATAATAATTGGGGAGCCATTTCCATTCTCCACATAATTAAGACTTTTTCAACTGTACAAACAAATATGAGGACTCTTTAGTCCATAACCATAAGTGTCAAATCATTGAATTTTGTGGTTGTATATTGCATATGGATGGGACCCATTTTGTCTGGGACCACAGTTAGTCATTGGATCTAGCCAATGACATTAAAAAAATAAACTTAGGTGACAAACACTGTTTTGTTTTTTTCTTGGACTTATAGTGTACAATTAGGAAATAGTCTCTTGCTGTTAAAATTAAGTTTATTCTGCCGTGGTAGACCAAAATTTCATGATCTCAGTTCAAATCATGAAATAACTACTCAAATCTAATTAAATTAGGTTCCTATCAAAAATAGTTTTTCTTCCTTGGAGAACTTGGACAAGATGTAATGTCTGTGACGTTTTCATGTTGCTTGTCAAGTGCTATCTCATTGTGTCAAAAAtgataacaacgacaataataacaacagcaaGAACAACGTTGTCAAGTGATTAACAATATAAAAATAGCGacagtaacaataataacaacaacaaaaaaagttttttattattattattattattattattattattattattattattattactattagttAGATATGACCAAAAATTTGACATTTAAAAGACTGCATGGGGAATGTTGTTGAGCCCAAACAATTGGCATAGAAGTGTTacttattactccctccgtttcaatttatacgTCTGTTTGACTGCACATAGAGTTTAAAAAAAGTAAAGAAGACTTTTAAATCTTGTGGACTTAAAATAAAGGTGAGTGTAATGTACTAAGATACCCTTGAATCTTGTGTTTTAAACTAAAGATGAGTGTCATGTACCAAGATACCCTTGAATCGTGTGGTACTAAATATGGTATGTGGGATGTTGGAGTTAAAGAGTTGCTAAATACCGAGAGAGGCGTTCTTTTTGGAATAGACTAAAAAAGAAAGTAagacacataaattgaaatgaagAGTGTATTAGTTCCACGAATAATTTAGTAGTAACACAATACACAATTTAAGTCTGTGTATTAGTAACACATACTTAATAATCACCAGTTAAGATTTAGTAGTTCATGTTGTTTGTAATATATGGTGAAACTTCATTTTGAATTTTCTCACTACACTCTCAGATACAATTTCATATACTATCTTTGTATTTATAGTCCGTATTTGCTTTTTGTATCTGTTACTTTGTACTGAGTTCATATTAGTATTTTACTATGATGCATTTCTGACATGAAACTATAATTAATCAGGTCTTAGCGAGCAAAAGCAAGATTTATATGGTGCTGGAATACGTGAATGGTGGTGAATTATTTGACAGAATCGTAAGCAACTTTGGCGATAAACTTGTGTTTCTGCATATTAACGTCTCAAATCTGGAATTTTAACCTTGACTGTAATCCTTATTCATAGGTGTCCAAAGGAAAACTAAAAGAGGCACAAGGTAGAAAACTCTTCCAACAATTGATTGACGGTGTTAGTTACTGTCACGAAAAAGGTGTCTTCCACAGAGACCTCAAGGTAACTAATTATATAGTGTAGCACACAAACATTATAAGTTGTCGCATGTTCTGTCAAATAACATTTGTTATTTTTGAAATGCAGCTAGAAAACGTACTCATTGATTCAAAAGGGAACATAAAAATAACGGACTTTGGGCTCAGTGCTTTACCCCAACATTTTAGGGTATGGACTACCATCTTCTCTTTGTCGAATATATGAATTCTTTTCCTCAAACTTAACGAGCTTTCTTGCTTAACTATAGGATGATGGTTTGTTGCATACAACTTGCGGTAGTCCCAACTATGTCGCCCCTGAAATTCTTTCTAACAGAGGATATGATGGCGCGGCATCAGATACCTGGTCATGTGGTGTCATCTTATATGTCATTCTCACTGGTTATTTACCATTTGACGATAGAAATCTTGCAGTACTTTATCAAAAGGTAAGACGTCTTCTTCTTTTCCCTTTTAATCTTTTTTCTGTGTAGAGCTCATTTATATGTCATTTTCTGGAGCTAATACTATTAATATTTTTTGGAGGGACATTAATCAGATAGTTAAGGGGGATGTTCATATACCAAAATGGCTATCCGCGGGAGCAAAGAACCTCATAAAGAGGATTCTTGATCCCAACCCACATACTCGTATAACGATGGAAGAAATCAAAGAAGATAAATGGTTCAAAGAAGAATATACTCCTGTAAATCCCGACGAAGAAGATTTGGAAGACGATCATGCATCGACAGATAATCAAGTCTTAGCAGTACAAGAAACAGTATGAACTTTGAACCCTTGAGTAATTGGTTTGTGTATAACATTATTATCCTTTCGTCGTTAATTACTGATTGGTTTTCATATCCGTGTCATAGCCACTTGACGCGCAAAGAGATCCAGAATCACCTTGTGTGATAAATGCTTTCGAGCTAATAGGGATGTCGTCATGTCTTGATCTTTCTGGATTTTTCGAGAAAGAGGTAAgtctacttttaattttttaccaTATTATGCGAGGAACAAATATTTAAACCTAGACTTATTTCTTCTTTGGATTATTGTAGGATGTTTCTGAGAGGAAGATCAGATTTACATCCAGTCTCTCTCCAAAGCAGTTGCTGGAGCGGATTGAGAATATGGTAACACAAATGGGATTTCATGTCCAGAAAAAAAATGGAAGGGTTAGTATCAATGTCGGTGTATCTACCTGTATTTGAGTAGTTCCATGTAATCCAAAAAAGATTCAGACATGCACTAGTGATACATCTCTTTTAACATTTGTGTCTGCGCATATATTTCAGTTGAAAGTGATGCAAGACCACAAAAGCCAAAAGAGCACGGCTAATCTCTCAGTAGTCGCTGAGGTAAATGACGAAAACAGTATTCTACTCCCCTTAATTTCCATTGCAGTAAGAGAGAAAAAGAAGCATAATTATTCCAATGCATGATTTGCAGGTTTTTGAGATTAGCCCATCGTTGTATGTTGTAGAGTTACGAAAGTCTTCAGGGGATTCAACAGTATATAGACAGGTATATCTCAACATCCTCTTCTACCTCGTTGCAACCTGCAATCCCTCGAGACAGGGGCGGAGTAGCTTTGGTCCGAACtttgtatttgtcttaagaaatctaTTGAACacgtataaattattaatttagaacccaataacttaCAAAGACTAGAATTCtcaacccataaacttcaaattctccACCTCCAGCCCTGTTAAACTAACTAAATCATGCTTATATCTTGCAGTTGTGTAATAGGATATCGAGTGATTTAGGTGTTCAGCGAAGCCAGGAACTCATAGCTACTGATGTATATTGAAAGCTGCGGACCATTTGCAGTGGCGATTAAATccatttttttgttcttttctccTCTTCTATATTTAGAGGAGTCGAGCGATATAGCATGAGATACGCTTAGTTGTTTGATTCTACGAGCGATATAGCATGAGATTAAATGGCAAACACCATTGATTTGATTAAGTGTACAGTAAGAAACATGGCGTTAGTCGCCTTATCAATTAGTACATTAAGGTAAATTTGTATTCTGTAGTATCTATTATTTAGAGGAGCTTGCTCTTGGAACATGGCGATAGTCGCCTTATCAATTAGTACACATTTAGCTAAATCTGTATTCTGTAGTATATATTATTTGGAGGAGCTTGCTCTTTACAGGGATTTTGAAGTCTCCAACCAGTTTATATCTGCTCATAAATAATATTGTAGcactattttatttattttcccaTTGTTATTTCCAAAAGATTGTGCATATCAAACTCTATAAAGAAAAGGATTGTTGTTTTTTGTATATTGGAATCATGCTAGAAATACTGTCTGTTTCTGTTTTGGTGTCTGAATCTACAAATAATGTTTCCAGGAACGCATAGTTTCTTTTGAAACCTCTGTGTATTTGGATGCCGTGAACCTTTGAGGTTTTTAGTATTGAACTCATTgtctttttaaagttatgggttcatattgcTATTTATTACAATATTAGTAAATTTTTACCCATAAATTTATGGTATGCGTCAAAAGTACTCCGCCTCTGCTCATATACCAAGGCCTCGTAGTGATTATCTCTATTTTATACATTCtggatttatatttttatttttatttttttataatcaaAAAAATACCTGAGAGCTTCATGGAAATTCGGTAGATGATGGGCTCACCTTTTTattcttctccacttaaatatcaAGTTCTTGTTTGCAGTAGAGTTCAAATTTGTTCATGCGTCTAACTCACACATCACATGTCGTACTCTTACCACTAGATCAAAGCCGTTCTAAATTGACAAAACTTCTAGACAACATTAATTAATAGTTAATGCCAAAAGTAGAgtgttttagaaaaataatttcgtAATGGTCCAATCCAACTCTACAAAGAGAAAAATGAGAAGGAAACCACGCTGATTTTATTAAGTAGAGGAAAAAAACATCTTTATTCTCTAGTATCCCTTTAATAGATACAACCAACTTCCACCTAAAATAGATCACCTAAATTCAAGAATCAACTTAGCCACCAAAAATCTAAAATAAGAGATGTTTGAGCAATTCTAAAACCCATACCCAACCATGTCCTAAGttttttttccctttcttattCGATGTCTGGTATTCGCTTTTGGGATCCTGATTTTTCATGATTTGCATTGTGTAAGGCCCATTAAATGCAAAAGATGCTCCTTACCGCATTTTTTCTATTCTCACAGTTTGAAATTGAGATCTCTAGTTGAGGATCGATGCTCCGTACTgtaattttttctatttttagagTTCGAACCCGAAATCTCTAGTTAAAGATTGATGAATCATATTCATTCCACCACAAACTACGAGTGGTAACCACCTTTATAACctgggatatgtaggttgtccaaaatcaggactcgattgcacctttttcttttattttcttcctcttttgaataacgatatggtcaaaacttagtcacacggctcactttatctttgcctgaaaacttttaatgtttccaagcaaagaggggcatgctgtgagcacctaattttttaccgtgcttgaatatttcccgctctcatcttcccaggcgtgtccccactccactttcctttgtcccccatgcttgtccccaatactttgtcccccatgcttgtcccccatactttgtcccccatgcttgtccccccacaCTTTGCTTCCCATTCCCCACTCCTTGTCCCTCATGCTTGTCTCCTATCACAACCCCCCATATCTCCCCAATTCCCTAAAAAACGGATCTCTCTCCCCAAAGAGAAGACAGTCGTTGCCCTCATTCCCTCTATAAACTCCAACGGACCACACCTTCATATGGGGGGTGCTGAAAAAAAAATACCTCACAAGCTCCAAACAATAAGCTGCTATTTACTCCATAGATCTAAACTTTAGAACTCTAGCATTACAATATTTTCTTCAAAGAAAAATACAACAGCAAAGCTAGCAAAATTCAGCAGTTGTAACTCTCCCCATTTTATTCTTAAAACGGTCCCAAACTCCATTAAAAACATCACCGAAGATCAGCTGAAAATCCATAGCAAAAACAGTCCAAAACTTGCCCTCCTCAGCCCAAAAACAGCTGAAAATGCAGCCATGAAACCCCAGTTCCGAAACCAGTCCaaaatatcatgaaatctcagtgtGTCCTCCCTCACAACACTCTCTACGGGTCAGTGAAGGGATCGAGTTCGTCGAGGTTGACGTGGGAGTTTTTCGGCTGAAGGTTCATGTTGGTTGAGCTTGTTTGCTGCTCATTTTGGTCGCTGCCTTGTCCGGTCGGTTGGATTCATTAGCTCGAAGCTCTTGTCCGACACTTGTCTCTATTGTACAACTTTGTTGAAGGAGTTTTCGTTATTAATCAATTGGAAAATCAATTTTGGCTTCACAAAAGGTCCAGTTCCttaattacttttatttttatactATTCTATTAGTGGATGAATATTTTATAAAAGTGTTTTCTTGTTCTGTTTGAAAATCTTTGAATGTTGCCATATATTAATGTGTGTTAGCATGCCTTAAAGATTACTGATTGTTGAATACGATTTGTCTCATAAAATAAGTTAAGTTACTAAATGAGCTCACAGTTATTTATTTGGAGTTGGACATGGGATATTCGAATAATCGAATTGCTTCTGTTTGTTTAATAACTTGAAAGGAAGATAAAAAAATTTGATGACAAAAGAAGTGATATTTAGAAAAAGGCGATTTTAGATTCTTAGGCCAAAAGACTTCTCTCTTTAAGAATTGTTTTTATGCTTGATTTAGAATAAAGTTAGAATTGGTTTTTTGAATGAACATTAGTGACTATAGAATTGAAAAGTGATAGACTTTTAATGCTTAAATGTTTTAATTTGGGAATAACTCAACATGCGTAGTAGCTTTAGGCGTGCTCATAATTTATTGTCatgattatgtacacgttcgcgtgacatgatTATGATtctcaaaataaatcaaggtatgcATTCACGCAATTTtgacaaaacaatcttaataattaataaagtattattagttgtgtacacgtactcgtgacatgattttggcacaataaataaaataaattcacaCACGCGAtttgtttcaaagataattttatattttaataataaaagcggacatagataaaacatggaaaccaataaatcacagtttgtccaaaattaattcaagctaattttagtcaataaagcgaccgtgctagaaccacgggactcggggaatgccttacaccttctccccggtcaacagaattccttacccggatttTGTTTTGCAgatcaataataaaagagtcaaatcttcttttgactagagattcaaataaaaggtgacttggaacacccaaaaaatcaattgcaagtggcgactctgtaaataaattaatccctattcaagtttgtcactttaattgaaaaaactctttaacctcaTGTCCTTTTGGGGTAGTAAAAAGGGTGTGACATAAACCATCTTCAATAATCACTAACAAAATCAGTAAACTCAAAATTTATCTCTTGTTCTCGTTCTTCATCAACCTCTTCTTCTCATTCATTTTTAATCTGCTTTTGAATTTCACTTATTCTACACCTTTTCGCATTCCTAGACCATCATCTTCTTCTCTCTATTGTTGTCAACTGTCTCGAGAATGTATTGAGTAATATGTACTATATATTGCTCCCTTGTTGTCACGGAATGATTTATGGTTAAATTTGCTTATTTATTAAACAATTACTCATTAGGTTGAAACTTGTAGGCCTATAGCACTTGGAATGCTTGAAAGCAAACctgtaattatttatatttgtaagAATTCTTTTAAGTTAATATAATATTAGCCATGTGTTTCAATGCACTACCTTGGTTCTTATCGTCAAAAGTATTATTAAGAGATATGAAGATTCGAGTAGTTTAATTCAAGTATCTAAAATATTAGGGAAAATTATATTGTcaaaaacttgaaaaataaaaaataaaagctaaaaaatTTGAAAAGACAATTGATTACATTCCTTAATGCTATGACCATACAAGAAAATTATGAAGTTTTTTAGTAATAGAAAGGGTCAAATAGTAAATACTAGGAAATTATGAAGTTGTAACTTTCGACACCCAAAATAGTTTTCTGGTGGGTATAGTCGTATAGAAAAGCCTTTGTTAGTGAACTAAAATTTAATGGTAACTTGGGATATTGAAATaagaatttaaaaaattggaaagaaaatttaatGCATTTTTAAGTCTGTATTAGGTAAAAGGCCTTAGAAATGGCATTTAATGCATCCCGATGTAGCTTGCTGCTTTTTTTAATGTGTTAAAACGTT
This sequence is a window from Nicotiana tomentosiformis chromosome 5, ASM39032v3, whole genome shotgun sequence. Protein-coding genes within it:
- the LOC104120970 gene encoding CBL-interacting serine/threonine-protein kinase 1-like isoform X1, whose translation is MVIVQQQEEEIRQGGGKKGMRLGKYEVGKTLGEGNFGKVKYAKHIDSGQSFAIKILDKDRIIDLRSTDQIKREIGTLKLLKHPNVVRLYEVLASKSKIYMVLEYVNGGELFDRIVSKGKLKEAQGRKLFQQLIDGVSYCHEKGVFHRDLKLENVLIDSKGNIKITDFGLSALPQHFRDDGLLHTTCGSPNYVAPEILSNRGYDGAASDTWSCGVILYVILTGYLPFDDRNLAVLYQKIVKGDVHIPKWLSAGAKNLIKRILDPNPHTRITMEEIKEDKWFKEEYTPVNPDEEDLEDDHASTDNQVLAVQETPLDAQRDPESPCVINAFELIGMSSCLDLSGFFEKEDVSERKIRFTSSLSPKQLLERIENMVTQMGFHVQKKNGRLKVMQDHKSQKSTANLSVVAEVFEISPSLYVVELRKSSGDSTVYRQLCNRISSDLGVQRSQELIATDVY
- the LOC104120970 gene encoding CBL-interacting serine/threonine-protein kinase 1-like isoform X2 produces the protein MVIVQQQEEEIRQGGGKKGMRLGKYEVGKTLGEGNFGKVKYAKHIDSGQSFAIKILDKDRIIDLRSTDQIKREIGTLKLLKHPNVVRLYEVLASKSKIYMVLEYVNGGELFDRIVSKGKLKEAQGRKLFQQLIDGVSYCHEKGVFHRDLKLENVLIDSKGNIKITDFGLSALPQHFRDDGLLHTTCGSPNYVAPEILSNRGYDGAASDTWSCGVILYVILTGYLPFDDRNLAVLYQKIVKGDVHIPKWLSAGAKNLIKRILDPNPHTRITMEEIKEDKWFKEEYTPVNPDEEDLEDDHASTDNQVLAVQETPLDAQRDPESPCVINAFELIGMSSCLDLSGFFEKEDVSERKIRFTSSLSPKQLLERIENMVTQMGFHVQKKNGRVSINVGVSTCI